One segment of Pan paniscus chromosome 20, NHGRI_mPanPan1-v2.0_pri, whole genome shotgun sequence DNA contains the following:
- the LOC100967834 gene encoding uncharacterized protein LOC100967834 isoform X1, whose product MRTPSPGCNSQKPPGLGGGRGGRSPWSPPLFSEVLTPLDFISRQGLRVWIFRRGLRFPLTTEKTWTFGSALRVTCSHLSKKAAWVAAGAPTAPARSPRGTLHGCESGAPGGVQSAEAPGAGRALSRLLRPGGAGAAEVGDHLWETVSLLSSKATEEVLDDVGLQSCKMGMERRGSTQTRTLLPNLSSGFLDLCFSGRGTLRTDLLLQF is encoded by the exons ATGCGCACTCCTAGCCCAGGCTGCAACTCCCAGAAGCCTCCGGGACTCGGCGGTGGGCGTGGCGGGCGGTCGCCGTGGTCACCACCGCTTTTCTCAGAGGTTTTAACGCCCCTAGACTTCATTTCCCGACAGGGACTGCGGGTCTGGATATTCCGTCGTGGACTACGTTTCCCACTGACGACGGAGAAAACTTGGACCTTTGGCTCCGCGCTGCGAGTGACCTGCAGTCACCTGAGCAAGAAGGCGGCGTGGGTCGCTGCGGGAGCCCCTACAGCCCCAGCCCGCAGCCCACGTGGCACCCTACATGGCTGTGAGAGTGGGGCTCCTGGAGGCGTTCAGAGCGCGGAGGCCCCGGGCGCGGGCCGGGCTCTCTCCCGCCTCCTCAGGCCCGGGGGTGCTGGAGCTGCCGAGGTGGGGGATCATCTTTGGGAGACAG TGTCTTTGCTCAGTTCAAAAGCCACAGAAGAAGTTCTGGACGATGTGGGCCTTCAATCTTGTAAGATGGGAATGGAAAGAAGAGGATCTACTCAGACCAGGACCCTGCTGCCCAATCTCAG cTCTGGCTTTCTGGATCTGTGCTTCTCTGGTAGAGGAACCCTGAGGACTGATCTACTCTTGCAGTTCTAA
- the LOC100967834 gene encoding uncharacterized protein LOC100967834 isoform X2 — MRTPSPGCNSQKPPGLGGGRGGRSPWSPPLFSEVLTPLDFISRQGLRVWIFRRGLRFPLTTEKTWTFGSALRVTCSHLSKKAAWVAAGAPTAPARSPRGTLHGCESGAPGGVQSAEAPGAGRALSRLLRPGGAGAAECLCSVQKPQKKFWTMWAFNLVRWEWKEEDLLRPGPCCPISALAFWICASLVEEP; from the exons ATGCGCACTCCTAGCCCAGGCTGCAACTCCCAGAAGCCTCCGGGACTCGGCGGTGGGCGTGGCGGGCGGTCGCCGTGGTCACCACCGCTTTTCTCAGAGGTTTTAACGCCCCTAGACTTCATTTCCCGACAGGGACTGCGGGTCTGGATATTCCGTCGTGGACTACGTTTCCCACTGACGACGGAGAAAACTTGGACCTTTGGCTCCGCGCTGCGAGTGACCTGCAGTCACCTGAGCAAGAAGGCGGCGTGGGTCGCTGCGGGAGCCCCTACAGCCCCAGCCCGCAGCCCACGTGGCACCCTACATGGCTGTGAGAGTGGGGCTCCTGGAGGCGTTCAGAGCGCGGAGGCCCCGGGCGCGGGCCGGGCTCTCTCCCGCCTCCTCAGGCCCGGGGGTGCTGGAGCTGCCGAG TGTCTTTGCTCAGTTCAAAAGCCACAGAAGAAGTTCTGGACGATGTGGGCCTTCAATCTTGTAAGATGGGAATGGAAAGAAGAGGATCTACTCAGACCAGGACCCTGCTGCCCAATCTCAG cTCTGGCTTTCTGGATCTGTGCTTCTCTGGTAGAGGAACCCTGA
- the LOC100967834 gene encoding uncharacterized protein LOC100967834 isoform X3, with amino-acid sequence MRTPSPGCNSQKPPGLGGGRGGRSPWSPPLFSEVLTPLDFISRQGLRVWIFRRGLRFPLTTEKTWTFGSALRVTCSHLSKKAAWVAAGAPTAPARSPRGTLHGCESGAPGGVQSAEAPGAGRALSRLLRPGGAGAAELWLSGSVLLW; translated from the exons ATGCGCACTCCTAGCCCAGGCTGCAACTCCCAGAAGCCTCCGGGACTCGGCGGTGGGCGTGGCGGGCGGTCGCCGTGGTCACCACCGCTTTTCTCAGAGGTTTTAACGCCCCTAGACTTCATTTCCCGACAGGGACTGCGGGTCTGGATATTCCGTCGTGGACTACGTTTCCCACTGACGACGGAGAAAACTTGGACCTTTGGCTCCGCGCTGCGAGTGACCTGCAGTCACCTGAGCAAGAAGGCGGCGTGGGTCGCTGCGGGAGCCCCTACAGCCCCAGCCCGCAGCCCACGTGGCACCCTACATGGCTGTGAGAGTGGGGCTCCTGGAGGCGTTCAGAGCGCGGAGGCCCCGGGCGCGGGCCGGGCTCTCTCCCGCCTCCTCAGGCCCGGGGGTGCTGGAGCTGCCGAG cTCTGGCTTTCTGGATCTGTGCTTCTCTGGTAG